The segment CAGAACGAAGACTGACGGAGATTTCTAAGAGTTCCCTGCAAATGGTAAAGTAAATGTGTCATACTTGAAGACTGGTTCCTTCCTATAGCTTGATAAACATAATCAGGCAGCCAATGGACTAAAAGCCTTCTTACTGCAAGACAGGCTCTTAAGCCATGTGAAACAATGTATAACATACTCTATCTATATAATGATAAGATGTCCGCATACCACAAAATGTGGTAGAAATTGCTCTGCACTTTTGTTAATGGTACAGAAGCACCATGTGTTTTTACAGGCACACACAACTAATGCTAGTAGTCTCTACCACCTGCAGTTTCTGCCTAAATGTGGAAGCCAGTGGATGCCAATCTACTGATACAATGCCTAGACAGCATGATGTCATACTCTGCAAAGTCATTAGCAAGTGTATTCAGCATCTAACTAGCATAAAACCAGCCAGATAATACTTCCAGACTTCCATTGATAGCAGGCTCATCAGCTTCCGATATTTCAGATGTTGGTTTTATGAATACAAAAGTTGCAATCCCTTATCCAATTATCTAAGGCATAAACAAGACTCAGATTGATAAGATAAATaggattttttaattgatacaaGATGCCATGAAGTCACATGACATCAAACAGATTGCTCAAAAGAGCAACAAATCACCTTCAAATAATACCCCCGTGTTTGCCATAAAACGGATAATAGAGAATGAAATGTGAGACACAGACCTTGTTTGCCCACGTCAACCCACAAGCATTGCATAAAGATTTTGGTCCACTGGGTCCACGCCGCATCATCGGGGTAGAATCTTTACTGATTCCACAGTGCTGACAACTGACAACAGCttacaaaattaaagaatttacTAAAAAAACCTGTAGTTACTGTGCACATATAGATGGTTATGATGTGGATGCTAAGTGTAAAGAACTTAAAAAAACCTGCAGTTACTGCACAGGTATAGGTCGTTAAGATGTTTATGTTAAGTGTGGCTTCACTACTAATTTTGCAATCTCAAGACTCATGTAGCATTATAAAATTGTACAAACAAACAACACTATAACACAATATGACTAGGAACTTACTGGGTTTGATGTGCATCTTCGCCATTGTACTGTGAAGGATCCCACCCAGACAAGCACGATGCTACTTCATCTAACTTAGATTTAGATGATGCAAACTGGCCCTTATGACGTTTCATTCTGAAACCACAAAAGTGAAAGTAGTACGCCTCACATAAGTTACCATGACAATGAAAGTGTGACAAATAAGGACCCATATTTCATTGCATACTCATTTAGTTGATTCATATATTCAGAtaaaagtaaaatcaaagaTGCAATATACATCACCCTGAGAATTAACACCAAAAATAAgcttaataaaaagaaatatctGCATGTCAATTAAACGAGACTCGAGTGGATGTCAGATTTACAATAAAGATCAATTCAAATTCAATGAGCATCCTGCTAACCAAAATTGGCTAGGCTGTTAAATTGGATTCAATACACCCACACAAGTGTAAGCAACTTGAAAATCAATGGTTCAATTGACAGAAAAATTCCAACAATGTCAGTACTGGCCTTACAAACTGTTGTACACATTCAAGCCTCATGAACACATGTATACCCAGACATTACAGTAATCACCTTTCATATTGTTAACAACAGACAAGAAAGTATAATGGATTAACCTTCCTCCATAATGAGATCAACAAAAATGAACAAGAAATGCAATTTAGCATGTGATTCCTGAAAATAAaccaagaaaaacataattgtgATAGCTCAACTAGCTTAAGGTACCCTTCACCACAAAGTTCGTTATGAAATAAGGCATCAAGATCTTAGAGTCCACTAAAAAATTGAATTCAGACACAAACCACAACAATAAAGATCTGCATGGACATAAGTGGAGTGTGAACCTATAGGAGGAACAGGGACCCACTTCCCTTCTTACTCATATCTATTAAGCCggccaaaaaagaaagaaagaaagaaagagataaaaACTCTTTTTCTAAAAGCCCCTTCAAATTGGATTTACAACAATGACAGCTGAAAATCACATGAGAAAGCTCTCCTATAATGAGTTTTGCAACAAGACACCTTACTATTTTAAATGATCATCGCATAAGAAATGAAACTTGATTTGGCTTCAGTAAACATAggacaaaacaacaaaacacataATCAAAAGTTTTACTAAAATGTTCACTTAGTGTTAGAAAAGGAAAAGGGGATGTTCATCAATCATAAGGCACATTCTAAAAACTCATGTCAGAAACCATATTTGCAATGACATGAAAACCATAGGCACATATACAAACAAAATTACAGCTACTACAAATTACCAGTAATATGATAATATTAACAAcattgaattattaaaaaataaaaaaaaatacacagcAAGATTTCATGAATATTACCTGGAAGCAACATCCTTTCTAACTTcgtatataattttcttttcaaagctCATATTCTTTCGCTTCTCCCGGTACCTAATCATAGCTTTCTGCCTACGTGCGTTACTTGAGGATCGTGAAACATCACTTGAAGCCTAGTGGAGAAACCAATAAGCAAATTGCAGGAGCATCCAACAATAAATAAGAAGTTTGTTTTATGGAAAATACCCTAGAATTTGGAAGCAGGGGTGCTCTCAGGTCAGCAGCATCAGATGGTACTTCATGCCCTCCTAACAGTAATAGCACTGCCTGCACCTGCACCGCAAGAGGATAAAACTTTCACTAGTCTACACAATGACAAAAATCAAGaacaaggagaagaaaaaaaaaatagcatttgGACAGATAATTTTGACCAACAGCTAAAGGAGATAGCTTAAAAAATGGGAAGAGAGCATATCAGTGGCGGCAAGCACTGTTCCATGAATTTATAGAAATAGAATACTAAACCAAACGATTCAAAATGAAAGTGAATGGACATGCAAAATAATCAAGCAGGGATCTTTAAGTTTCAGGCCTTCTAAATGAATGATTGAAAGTCACATTGCCAATCATTTTCATGACTGTCATCACAGATGAATACTTCTTCATTAACTCTTGACAGTAAAAAGGAGCAATATACCAATGCCATTAACCCTTTATTCCAAAGGCATCCTGATGTAGACATGGCAAAGacaagaataagagtttaaaaatagtatctagagcttaaaatgtaatattttcctAAGTATAACTCTCTGCAGCCTATTGGAATTGGCTCTTCACACTGAAAATGGGGGAATTAAATATCCAAATAGACCTAAAAGAAAGCTATAGAACAGTGCCTACAGTTGGAcatccaaacaaataaaaataaactgtGTCATCCTTTCTAAGCCAAAAAAGCCCctaagaacaataaaaaaacaattggtGCTCTCATTAGAATCACTTGAACATATTCTGAATGGAAGATGAGAACTTGGGATCAACGCCTCCGTATCAGATGAAGCTCTTTGACCAGAACCAGATAAACTGTCTAACCGCATGCGTATGATATATCCTCACTCCACACTGGTAATTGCctatatccattttttttttttttcttttcaaaatctgAATCCTGATTTGATTATATAGTATAAATACTATAGAGACTGATGAAACGAGGTATGTCTAGAGCGCAATGGCCCCAAAATATTCATAGAACAGGAAATTCTTAACTTGCAGACTAATCATGACAACGCATAAATAACCAATAAATTCTTCAGGAAAAAAACGTATGCTTAATCAAAACGACAAGTGAAAGTCATGAACAAGTAGAGGTCGGTGCTATCTCTTCCCGAGGCAACTGGAGTGCTTAATGCGTGGCTATTGCCTGTGGCGCCTGGGCCCAATTGCGCTACAAGCAAAGTCAATGCAAGTCCACACAAAATCCCATCCTGGTCCACATCGTCATTCAAAAGAATCAATGGCCTCAATCTAATaactatgtaaaaaaaaaaaaaatcatcttgcTGGAAAACTTGACAGATGATCGAAGCATTAAGTAATGTCGAACAGAAGCAAATCAGACACGCCAaacgaaaaggaaaaaaaaaaacaacatagatgAAAAGAATAAGATCTTTCTAACCCTCTCCGGCGAGACAGAATCGAAGACGAAGGCCTCTCCCTGGAAGGAGAGGGTTAGTTGACTGGAGCCGCCTTGGTGTCCTTGCATCTGCATTGGCAGCGGGAGGGCGCAAGCACGGGCGATCAGGTTGTCTTCCCCGGCGTCGGTATCGGGGGAGGCGGGGATGGGTAAGGGGTTGTGGACAGCGCCGTACATGGGGGAAAGGGAAAGGGAAAGGGAAAGGGAAACCCTAATATCGGGGAAAGAGCAAGTATGTTTGTTGTAAGTCGCGGGCGAGGAACAAAAACGCAGAGAGACGGCGACGCCTAGGAAGCATGGAACATCTTATTACGAATTCAGCGCCCTTCTcccaaacaaataataataataataataataataatatagataaTAGATATTGATAATACTCCTAGATATGTATATAGATGATAGATTGACCCACCAGGCACCACACCACACCACCACCGTCCTTGTATCTTCGCCCTCAACTCCACTCTGGTGACGATTCGATGCTTGCGTGGCACTACCAAATTTCCCCCTCCGCCATCTGCCCTTTTTATACTACTTTcaatattatgattattattttatttatttattaattattttatgtcaATCACAACACCCTAGTCCACA is part of the Dioscorea cayenensis subsp. rotundata cultivar TDr96_F1 chromosome 22, TDr96_F1_v2_PseudoChromosome.rev07_lg8_w22 25.fasta, whole genome shotgun sequence genome and harbors:
- the LOC120252764 gene encoding GATA transcription factor 19-like, with the translated sequence MYGAVHNPLPIPASPDTDAGEDNLIARACALPLPMQMQGHQGGSSQLTLSFQGEAFVFDSVSPERVQAVLLLLGGHEVPSDAADLRAPLLPNSRASSDVSRSSSNARRQKAMIRYREKRKNMSFEKKIIYEVRKDVASRMKRHKGQFASSKSKLDEVASCLSGWDPSQYNGEDAHQTHCQHCGISKDSTPMMRRGPSGPKSLCNACGLTWANKGTLRNLRQSSFCGPVSQSVSTNEQSDASDSDVASKSQNLLVPAAPNGQMPEVIGGIGLSCPGSLEEDNAGQLQWITGLGKGAFCS